The following coding sequences lie in one Sulfurimonas hongkongensis genomic window:
- a CDS encoding DUF3373 family protein: MKKIIALSTVAFLSTALYADAAMQQQIDELKQKLEKMEKTQDRNIKKIGSVNALAAKDNIKFDVDFRTSYDNLQYETASGKKYENDGLYSNRLWLGMGYAPTDTMVFKGQLAYHKAFGASANNTVTGYPQRGSGFDTFDWVSNETLNDDKLRVREVYWLWMPTVGDFPMTVSVGRRPSTNGYLVNLREDDTSKSPMGHVINMEFDGASAGISLSKYVTGMNFKLCLGRGLTNAKSWANSADYATQVNMNSPTSPNYIEEDGALDTIDMAGFIFVPYDDGQYAVSTTWYRGFNVPGLTYGGQNANLSHIMALKTVGDMDGMAISAKVEGVGNEINDFLDETILFASFAASISRPDNITNHMTSTGVVSAASMLGSTDDETGTSIWVGAQMPNLTGGKFGLEYNHGSKHWRPFTYGEDTLIGSKLATRGDAYEAYWTQPLIDDVFSMQVRYTYIKYEYTGSNAFFGDGGAPMTMAEAQAAGMDPVEKAQDLRVYFRYRY, encoded by the coding sequence ATGAAAAAAATCATTGCGCTTTCAACGGTTGCTTTTTTAAGTACAGCTCTTTATGCAGATGCAGCGATGCAACAGCAGATAGATGAACTAAAACAAAAGCTCGAAAAGATGGAAAAAACACAGGATAGAAACATAAAGAAAATTGGTAGTGTTAACGCACTAGCGGCTAAAGACAATATCAAGTTCGATGTCGATTTTAGAACTTCATACGATAACTTACAGTATGAAACTGCAAGCGGTAAAAAGTATGAAAATGATGGCTTATACTCAAACCGCTTATGGTTAGGTATGGGTTACGCTCCTACAGATACTATGGTTTTTAAAGGTCAACTAGCTTATCATAAAGCTTTTGGTGCATCTGCGAACAATACGGTTACTGGTTATCCTCAAAGAGGTAGTGGTTTTGACACTTTTGATTGGGTTTCAAATGAAACACTAAATGATGATAAGCTAAGAGTAAGAGAGGTTTACTGGTTGTGGATGCCTACAGTTGGTGACTTTCCTATGACTGTAAGTGTTGGTCGTCGTCCATCTACTAATGGTTATCTTGTAAATCTAAGAGAGGATGATACTTCAAAATCTCCTATGGGTCATGTTATAAACATGGAGTTTGATGGTGCAAGTGCTGGAATTTCACTTAGTAAGTATGTAACTGGTATGAACTTTAAACTTTGTCTTGGTCGTGGTTTAACAAATGCTAAATCTTGGGCAAATTCTGCTGATTATGCTACTCAGGTTAATATGAATTCACCTACATCGCCAAACTATATTGAAGAAGATGGTGCTCTTGACACTATTGATATGGCAGGATTTATTTTTGTTCCTTATGATGATGGTCAATATGCAGTATCTACAACTTGGTATAGAGGATTTAATGTTCCTGGTCTAACTTACGGTGGACAAAACGCTAACCTTAGTCATATTATGGCATTAAAAACTGTTGGCGATATGGATGGTATGGCTATTTCTGCTAAAGTTGAGGGTGTTGGTAATGAGATTAATGACTTTTTAGATGAAACAATACTTTTTGCATCTTTTGCAGCGTCTATATCTCGCCCAGATAATATAACTAATCATATGACAAGCACAGGTGTTGTTTCAGCTGCTAGTATGCTTGGTAGTACTGATGATGAAACTGGTACTTCTATTTGGGTTGGAGCACAGATGCCAAACCTTACTGGTGGTAAATTTGGTCTAGAGTACAACCATGGTTCTAAACATTGGAGACCATTTACTTATGGTGAGGACACTTTGATTGGCTCTAAACTAGCTACTCGTGGTGATGCTTATGAAGCTTACTGGACTCAACCACTTATAGATGATGTGTTTTCTATGCAAGTTAGATATACATATATAAAGTATGAGTATACTGGTTCAAACGCTTTCTTTGGAGATGGCGGAGCACCTATGACTATGGCAGAAGCTCAAGCTGCAGGAATGGATCCAGTTGAAAAAGCACAAGATCTTCGTGTTTATTTCAGATATAGATATTAA
- the zupT gene encoding zinc transporter ZupT: protein MQDLSFETFLFAFMLTFLAGLSTSIGAILAFFSKKNNYTILSIGMGFSAGVMIYVSFMEILVKSKESFSQIYSSSTIGESLTILCFFAGIALTAFIDKMIPEDVNPHETKSNSELSELKPDTKASLIKDSALKRTGIFTALAIAIHNFPEGFATFVSALENPNVGITIAFAIAIHNIPEGMAVSLPIYHATGDKKSAFWYATLSGLAEPVGALVGFFLILPFMGDATLGVTFGIVAGIMVYISFDELLPAARVYGNAHTTIVGITLGMFVMALSLIAFKLV, encoded by the coding sequence ATGCAAGATTTATCCTTTGAGACTTTTCTTTTTGCTTTTATGCTCACTTTTTTAGCAGGACTCTCTACTTCGATTGGTGCCATTTTGGCATTCTTTTCAAAAAAAAATAACTATACAATACTCTCTATCGGCATGGGGTTTTCTGCAGGTGTGATGATTTATGTGTCGTTTATGGAGATTTTAGTTAAATCAAAAGAGTCCTTTTCACAAATTTACTCAAGTTCTACTATAGGAGAGTCTTTAACTATTTTATGTTTTTTTGCCGGAATTGCACTAACTGCTTTTATCGACAAGATGATTCCCGAGGATGTAAATCCGCATGAGACCAAAAGCAACAGTGAGCTCTCAGAGTTAAAACCAGATACCAAAGCTTCTCTTATAAAAGATTCTGCACTTAAGAGAACCGGTATCTTTACCGCTCTTGCTATTGCAATACACAACTTTCCTGAGGGTTTTGCAACTTTTGTCTCCGCCTTAGAGAACCCAAATGTAGGTATAACGATAGCTTTTGCAATAGCAATTCATAACATTCCAGAAGGTATGGCGGTATCTCTACCTATCTATCACGCTACTGGAGATAAAAAAAGTGCATTTTGGTATGCAACCCTCTCAGGACTCGCAGAACCTGTAGGTGCCCTTGTGGGATTTTTCCTTATCTTGCCCTTTATGGGAGATGCAACACTTGGTGTCACTTTTGGGATTGTTGCTGGGATTATGGTATATATCTCATTCGATGAACTTCTCCCAGCTGCAAGAGTTTACGGCAACGCACACACAACAATAGTCGGTATTACTCTTGGTATGTTTGTTATGGCACTGAGTCTTATCGCATTTAAGTTAGTATAA
- the recJ gene encoding single-stranded-DNA-specific exonuclease RecJ: MKTLNKQSLFELLSSRFESQEKKLSQIPNPALLKDATKSAKRIATAIRAKEKITLVGDYDVDGISSSAIVVEFFKKIPYSLEAIIPNRFRDGYGVSPNILERVDADLIITVDNGITAIEAARICKERGIDLIITDHHTPGDELPDAYTIVDPKLDDCEYPFKEICGAQVAWLLLALVKKELSLNIDMKEFLDILAIAIIADIMPLIDINRTLVREGLKVLMNSQRPASIIIRDFLNKSSISSEDISFQIAPRINSAGRLKDASIALEFFTADTVQKAYEQFEKLSLLNELRKETEQEATSQALLEVNEDDRIIVVASENWHEGVVGIVASRLVDKFSKPAIVLSIKDSVAKGSARSIGEVNIYKLIKANEHLLTRFGGHKMAAGLGLMEQDIESFRVAINKSASLLHADDFIAKDEVLGILDAEDIDYDLLNLLESFEPFGEANNRPSFLLKDAEVVDIKLMGSDNSHSRITLRQYPHQTKTIQIIAFRTILEMPQNRKLTCSYRVSKNEYNNRVSTQLLLNKLYS; this comes from the coding sequence ATGAAAACATTAAACAAACAGTCACTCTTTGAGCTACTCTCTAGTCGCTTTGAAAGCCAAGAGAAAAAACTCTCACAAATTCCAAATCCAGCACTTTTAAAAGATGCCACAAAATCTGCTAAACGCATAGCAACTGCCATAAGAGCAAAAGAGAAAATAACTCTCGTTGGAGATTACGATGTTGATGGGATAAGTTCTAGTGCTATAGTGGTGGAGTTTTTTAAGAAAATTCCATATTCACTAGAGGCCATCATTCCAAATCGTTTTAGAGATGGTTATGGGGTAAGTCCTAACATCTTAGAGAGAGTAGATGCAGACCTTATCATCACAGTGGATAATGGCATAACAGCCATAGAAGCTGCTCGCATCTGCAAAGAGAGAGGTATAGACCTTATCATAACTGACCATCATACACCAGGCGATGAACTTCCAGATGCTTATACGATAGTTGATCCAAAACTTGATGATTGTGAATACCCTTTTAAAGAGATTTGCGGCGCTCAAGTGGCTTGGCTACTTTTGGCTTTAGTTAAAAAAGAGCTCTCTTTAAACATTGATATGAAAGAGTTTTTAGATATCTTAGCAATTGCCATTATTGCAGATATCATGCCACTCATCGATATAAACAGAACTCTTGTAAGAGAGGGTTTAAAAGTTTTAATGAATTCACAAAGACCAGCTTCCATCATTATTAGAGATTTTTTAAACAAGTCTAGCATCTCCTCAGAAGATATATCATTTCAAATAGCTCCTCGTATAAACTCCGCTGGGAGACTCAAAGATGCATCCATTGCACTAGAATTTTTTACAGCTGACACTGTGCAAAAGGCCTACGAGCAGTTTGAAAAACTCTCTCTTTTAAATGAGCTTAGAAAAGAGACAGAGCAAGAGGCTACAAGCCAAGCTTTGCTTGAAGTTAATGAAGATGATAGAATCATAGTTGTAGCAAGCGAGAATTGGCATGAGGGTGTAGTTGGCATCGTTGCCTCTAGACTTGTAGATAAGTTTTCAAAACCTGCCATAGTTTTGAGCATTAAAGATTCAGTTGCAAAGGGAAGCGCTAGGAGTATCGGAGAGGTTAACATCTATAAGCTAATAAAAGCTAATGAGCACTTGTTAACTAGATTTGGAGGGCATAAGATGGCGGCTGGCTTAGGACTGATGGAGCAAGATATAGAGAGTTTTAGAGTAGCCATCAACAAGAGTGCGTCTTTGCTTCATGCGGATGATTTTATAGCAAAAGATGAAGTCTTAGGTATCTTAGATGCTGAGGATATTGACTATGACCTTTTAAACCTTTTAGAGAGTTTTGAGCCTTTTGGAGAAGCAAACAATCGTCCAAGTTTTTTACTAAAAGATGCGGAGGTTGTAGATATAAAACTTATGGGAAGTGATAACTCTCACTCTAGAATCACTCTTAGACAATATCCTCATCAGACAAAAACCATTCAAATCATAGCTTTTAGAACTATCTTAGAGATGCCACAAAACAGAAAACTCACATGCAGTTATAGAGTTAGTAAAAATGAATACAACAACAGAGTCTCTACTCAACTTCTCTTAAATAAATTATATTCCTAA
- a CDS encoding CTP synthase, giving the protein MTKYIFVTGGVLSSLGKGITAASVGTLLKHSGKKVGMLKIDPYINVDPGTMSPLEHGEVFVTKDGAETDLDIGNYERFLDTSYLKSSNFTTGQVYSSVIERERAGGYLGQTIQVIPHIVGEIVNRIKLAGEGHDILIVELGGTVGDIEGLPFMEAIRQMKHDEEVVGTFFIHVTLIPYIKAAGEMKSKPTQHSVQELRRIGITPQMIIARSEFPLPKTFKKKLAMSCDVSPDSVIEALDAATIYDIPVTFLRQHILKPISKELDLGELNPDMEEWDSLVKKIVQPKNRVVIGFVGKYLELKEAYKSLTESLIHSGAHLDTRVDINWVDSEELEERGAEALLGDCDSILVAGGFGNRGVEGKIKAIEYARVNKVVYLGICLGMQLTLVEYARNVLGLEGANSVEFDEDTPHPMVYLIDNFLDQNGDSQVRTHKSPMGGTLRLGEYPCDIKEGSIIREAYGGEGTIHERHRHRYEANPAYRERLEAAGMIVTGEYDGLIESVEIEGHPWFLGVQFHPEFTSRLQTPNPSILAFVKASLGALE; this is encoded by the coding sequence ATCCTTATATAAATGTGGACCCAGGAACCATGAGTCCACTTGAACATGGTGAAGTTTTTGTCACAAAAGATGGGGCAGAAACTGATCTTGATATTGGAAACTATGAGAGGTTTCTTGATACTTCATATTTAAAATCTAGCAACTTTACTACGGGTCAAGTCTACTCAAGTGTAATAGAGCGTGAGAGAGCTGGCGGCTACTTAGGGCAGACCATCCAAGTTATACCTCACATAGTTGGTGAGATAGTAAATCGTATCAAGTTAGCTGGAGAGGGGCATGATATTTTAATTGTTGAGCTTGGTGGAACTGTTGGAGACATAGAAGGATTACCTTTTATGGAAGCTATCCGTCAAATGAAGCATGATGAGGAGGTAGTTGGTACTTTTTTTATCCATGTAACTCTTATACCCTATATAAAAGCAGCTGGAGAGATGAAATCTAAGCCTACTCAACACTCGGTTCAAGAGCTTCGCCGTATTGGGATTACCCCGCAGATGATTATTGCAAGAAGTGAGTTTCCTCTACCAAAAACTTTTAAGAAAAAACTAGCAATGAGTTGTGATGTCTCTCCAGATAGCGTTATAGAAGCACTTGATGCGGCTACTATTTATGATATTCCTGTGACTTTTTTAAGACAACATATCTTAAAACCTATCTCTAAAGAGCTGGATTTAGGGGAGCTAAACCCAGACATGGAAGAGTGGGACTCTTTAGTTAAAAAGATAGTTCAACCTAAAAATCGTGTAGTTATAGGCTTTGTTGGAAAGTATTTAGAACTAAAAGAGGCTTACAAATCACTAACAGAATCACTTATCCACTCAGGTGCACATCTAGATACTAGAGTAGATATAAACTGGGTTGATTCCGAAGAGCTTGAAGAGCGGGGAGCTGAGGCACTTTTAGGTGATTGTGACTCTATCTTAGTAGCTGGTGGTTTTGGAAACCGTGGAGTTGAGGGCAAGATAAAAGCAATAGAGTACGCTAGAGTTAACAAAGTTGTATATCTTGGTATCTGTCTTGGAATGCAGTTAACACTTGTAGAGTATGCCAGAAATGTTTTAGGGCTTGAGGGTGCAAACTCTGTTGAATTTGATGAAGATACTCCGCATCCAATGGTTTATCTTATAGACAACTTTTTAGACCAAAATGGAGATTCGCAGGTAAGAACCCATAAATCGCCAATGGGCGGGACTCTTAGACTTGGGGAATATCCATGTGATATAAAAGAGGGCTCTATAATTAGAGAAGCTTACGGTGGTGAAGGAACAATACATGAGAGACATCGCCATCGCTATGAGGCTAACCCTGCTTATAGGGAACGACTAGAAGCGGCTGGAATGATTGTAACGGGCGAATATGATGGACTAATTGAGAGTGTCGAGATAGAGGGTCATCCTTGGTTCTTAGGTGTTCAGTTTCATCCAGAATTTACCTCAAGGCTTCAAACTCCAAACCCTTCAATACTAGCTTTCGTAAAAGCATCTCTTGGTGCTCTTGAGTAG